The region CCGCAGATGTCGTCCTGCTACCTCCTCGACTCCCCACTGGACGAGCTGGACTCCATCTACGACCGCTACCACCAGGTGGCCCGCCTCTCGAAGCACGCGGGTGGCATCGGTCTTTCGTACTCCCGGATCCGTTCGCGCGGTTCGCTGATCCGCGGTACGAACGGGCACTCCAACGGGATCGTCCCGTTCCTGAAGACCCTCGACGCCTCGGTCGCCGCCGTGAACCAGGGCGGCCGGCGCAAGGGCGCGGCCGCGGTCTACCTGGAGACCTGGCACTCCGACATCGAGGAGTTCCTGGAGCTGCGCGACAACACCGGTGAGGACGCCCGCCGTACGCACAACCTGAACCTCGCGCACTGGATCCCGGACGAGTTCATGCGCCGGGTCGACGCCGACGGGCAGTGGTCCCTCTTCTCGCCCTCCGACGTGCCCGAGCTGGTCGACCTGTGGGGCGACGAGTTCGACGCCGCGTACCGCAGGGCGGAGGCGGCCGGTCTCGCCAAGAAGACCATCCCGGCCCGTGACCTCTACGGCCGCATGATGCGTACCCTCGCGCAGACCGGCAACGGCTGGATGACCTTCAAGGACGCCGCCAACCGCACCGCCAACCAGACGGCGGAGCCGGGCCACACCGTCCACTCCTCGAATCTGTGCACCGAGATCCTGGAGGTCACGGACGACGGGGAGACGGCGGTCTGCAACCTCGGCTCGGTCAACCTCGGCGCCTTCGTCGTCGACGGGGACATCGACTGGGAGCGGCTGGACGAGACGGTCCGCACCGCCGTCACCTTCCTCGACCGTGTCGTCGACATCAACTTCTACCCGACCGAGCAGGCCGGCCGGTCGAACGCGAAGTGGCGGCCCGTGGGCCTCGGCGCGATGGGGCTCCAGGACGTCTTCTTCAAGCTGCGCGTGCCCTTCGACTCGCCCCGGGCCCGCGCGCTCTCCACCCGGATCGCCGAGCGGATCATGCTCGCCGCGTACGAGGCTTCGGCCGACCTCGCGGAGCGCAGCGGCCCGCTCCCGGCCTGGGAGAAGACCCGTACGGCCCGTGGCGTCCTGCACCCCGACCACTACGGCGTGGAGCTGACCTGGCCGGAGCGCTGGGCGGCGCTGCGGGAACGTATCGCCGCCGTGGGCATGCGCAACTCCCTCCTCCTCGCCATCGCGCCCACCGCCACCATCGCGTCCATCGCGGGCGTGTACGAGTGCATCGAGCCGCAGGTGTCCAACCTGTTCAAGCGCGAGACGCTCTCCGGTGAGTTCCTCCAGGTCAACTCCTACCTGGTGAACGAGCTGAAGAACCTCGGCGTGTGGGACGCGCAGACCCGGGAGGCGCTGCGCGAGTCCAACGGTTCGGTGCAGGGCTTCACCTGGGTCCCGCAGGACGTCCGCGACCTGTACCGCACGGCCTGGGAGATCCCGCAGCGCGGCCTGATCGACATGGCCGCCGCCCGCACCCCGTTCCTGGACCAGGCCCAGTCCCTGAACCTCTTCCTGGAGACGCCGACCATCGGCAAGCTCTCCTCGATGTACGCGTACGCCTGGAAGTCCGGCCTGAAGACGACGTACTACCTGCGCTCCCGCCCGGCGACCCGTATCGCCCGCGCCGCCCAGGCACAGGCCCAGCCCGAGAAGACCATCCCCGTGCAGGCGATCCCCGACGAGGACGCCGTCGCCTGCTCCCTTGAGAACCCCGAGTCCTGCGAGGCCTGCCAGTAATGAGCTCCACCGAAAAGAACCTGCTCGACCCGGGCTTCGAACTCACGCTCCGCCCCATGCGTTACCCGGACTTCTACGAGCGCTACCGGGACGCCATCAAGAACACCTGGACCGTGGAGGAGGTCGACCTCCACTCGGACGTGGCCGACCTCGCGAAGCTCTCGCAGGGCGAGCAGCACATGATCGGCCGGCTGGTCGCGTTCTTCGCGACGGGCGACTCGATCGTGTCGAACAACCTCGTGCTGACCCTCTACAAGCACATCAACTCCCCCGAGGCGCGCCTGTATCTCTCCAGGCAGCTGTTCGAGGAAGCGGTCCACGTCCAGTTCTATCTGACCCTGCTGGACACCTACCTCCCCGACCCGGAGGACCGCGCCGCCGCCTTCGACGCCGTCGAGAGCATCCCCTCGATCCGCGAGAAGGCAGAGTTCTGCTTCAAGTGGATGGACTCGGTGGAGAAGCTGGACCGTCTGGAGACCAAGGCGGACCGGCGTCGCTTCCTGCTCAACCTCATCTGCTTCGCCGCGTGCATCGAGGGCCTCTTCTTCTACGGCGCCTTCGCGTACGTCTACTGGTTCCGCAGCCGGGGTCTGCTGCACGGTCTCGCCACCGGCACCAACTGGGTGTTCCGCGACGAGACGATGCACATGTCCTTCGCCTTCGAAGTGGTGGACACCGTGCGCAAGGAGGAGCCGGAGCTCTTCGACGACCAGCTCCAGCAACAGGTCACCGACATGCTGAGGGAGGCCGTCGAGGCCGAGCTGCAGTTCGCGCGCGACCTGTGCGGTGAGGGCCTGCCGGGCATGAACACCGACTCGATGCGCCAGTACCTGGAGTGCGTGGCCGACCAGCGTCTCCAGCGCCTCGGCTTCGCCCCGGTGTACGGCTCCGAGAACCCCTTCTCCTTCATGGAACTCCAGGGCGTCCAGGAGCTGACCAACTTCTTCGAGCGCCGCCCCTCGGCGTACCAGGTGGCGGTCGAGGGCTCGGTCGGCTTCGACGAGGACTTCTGACGGTACGACACCGGTGATGCCGGGACCGCGCGTTGCGGCCCCGGCATCACCGCGTCTCGTCCATGGGCCGTCCATGCACCGTCCATGGACCCCCTATGGGGCGGCAAAGTTCTTCGGGCGTGGCTATCCGGGCGTCATCGGCCCCGGCTAGGTTCTGGCCGTCCTGACATGTCACGTACAGCGGCGTGGCGGGGCGCTGGATTGGCATGCCCATGGCACATCCGCACCTTTCTCACGCTACGCGCGTCACGGGCCTGCCACGCAACGCCGAGAACCCCCACTTCCGGCTGTGGAGCCGTGCGCGGCCCTACCCCGGCCCGCACGGCACCGGCCTCAAACCGATGGAGGCAGCACCCATGCGTGAGACACCCCCCAGCAGGCCCGCCCGGCGACTGCGAAGACTTCTGACCGCCGCCGCGCCCGCCCTCGCCCTCACGGTCGCCGGACTCATGGCGGCCCCGGCCGCGAACGCGCAGCCGGCGCCGACCACCGCCAAGCCCTCCCGGGCCGCCCAGAACGCGAAGGCCCTGACCGCCCCGGCCGCGCAGGCCGTGCACGCCACGGGCAAGGCGGGCCAGAAGGTGCCGACCACACACCTGTGCGGCGCCCCGACGGCCGGTCACGCGGCCTGTTTCGCGCAGCGCCGCACCGACATCAAGCAGAAGCTGGCCGCCGCGATCTCACCGAACGCCGCCGCCGCGGTGTCCGGCCTGAGCCCGGCGAACCTGCACAGCGCCTACAACCTGCCCTCCACCGGCGGCTCCGGCCTGACCGTCGCCGTGGTCGACGCGTACAACGACCCCAACGCGGAGTCGGACCTCGCGACCTACCGTTCGCAGTTCGGCCTGTCGGCCTGCACCAAGGCCAACGGCTGCTTCAAGCAGGTCAGCCAGACCGGCTCGACCAGCTCCCTGCCGACCAACGACACCGGCTGGGCGGGTGAGGAAGCGCTCGACATCGACATGGTGAGCGCGGTCTGCCCGAACTGCAACATCGTCCTCGTCGAGGCCAACTCGGCCACCGACTCCGACCTCGGCACCGCCGAGAACGAGGCCGTGGCGCTGGGCGCGAAGTTCGTCTCCAACAGCTGGGGCGGCTCCGAGTCCTCCTCGCAGACCAGCGAGGACACCTCGTACTTCAAGCACCCGGGCGTCGCCATCACCGTCTCCTCCGGTGACTCCGCCTACGGCGCCGAGTACCCGGCCACGTCCCAGTACGTGACCGCCGTCGGCGGCACGGCCCTGTCCACCAGCTCCAACAGCCGCGGCTGGACCGAGTCCGTGTGGAAGACCAGCAGCACCGAGGGCACCGGCTCCGGCTGCTCCGCCTACGACGCGAAGCCGAGCTGGCAGACCGACACCGGCTGCTCCAAGCGCATGGAGGCCGACGTCTCCGCGGTCGCCGACCCCGCCACCGGCGTGGCCGTCTACGACACCTACGGCGGCTCCGGCTGGGCGGTCTACGGCGGTACGAGTGCCTCCTCGCCGATCATCGCGGGTGTGTACGCCCTCGCGGGCACCCCGGGTTCCAGCGACTACCCGGCGAAGTACCCGTACTCCCACACCTCCAACCTGTACGACGTGACCAGCGGCAACAACGGCTCCTGCTCGCCTTCGTACTTCTGCACCGCGGCCACCGGCTACGACGGCCCGACCGGCTGGGGCACCCCGAACGGCACCACCGCCTTCGCCTCGGGCACCAGCACCGGCAACACGGTGACCGTCACCAACCCGGGCAGCCAGTCCACCACCACCGGCGGTTCGGTCAGCCTGCAGATCTCGGCCAGCGACAGCGCGGGCGCGACGCTCACCTACAGCGCGAGCGGTCTGCCGACCGGCCTGTCGATCAGCAGCTCCACCGGTCTGATCTCCGGCACCGCGAGCACGGCGGGTACCTACAGCGTCACCGTCTCCGCCTCCGACAGCACGGGCGCCTCCGGCTCCGCCTCCTTCACCTGGACCGTCAGCTCCTCCGGCGGCGGCACCTGCACCTCGGCGCAGCTGCTCGGCAACCCGGGCTTCGAGTCGGGCAACACCACCTGGAGCGCCAGCAGTGGCGTCATCACCAACTCCAGCAGTGAGGCCGCACACGCCGGTTCGTACAAGGCCTGGCTGGACGGCTACGGCTCGACGCACACCGACACGCTCTCCCAGTCGGTGACGATCCCGTCCGGCTGCAAGGCCAGCTTCACCTTCTACCTGCACATCGACACCGCGGAGACCACCACCAGCAGCCAGTACGACAAGCTGACGGTCACCGCCGGGTCGACCACCCTGGCGACGTACTCGAACCTCAACGCCGCCTCCGGCTACAGCCAGAAGACCTTCGACCTGTCCTCGTTCGCCGGGTCCACCGTCACCCTGAAGTTCAGCGGTGTCGAGGACTCCTCGCTCCAGACCAGCTTCGTCGTGGACGACACCGCCGTCACGACCAGCTGACCAGTGGGGCCCTGGCCGGCGTCGCGGCCAGGGCCCTGTGTCCCTGTGTGGATCCTGATGCGGGGGTGGCACGTCCAAGCGACAAGGAGGTGCCACCCCATGCGCCGTACGACCCACCATCGGATCCTCGCCCTCACGGCCCTGACGCTGCTCCTCGCGGGCTGCGGCACACAGGGCGGCGGTGACGCGGGCGGCAGCCGCACCGTG is a window of Streptomyces mirabilis DNA encoding:
- a CDS encoding ribonucleoside-diphosphate reductase subunit alpha; this translates as MTIAPADPASATAFAQQKQEQQRKQAPVETDGPGTTLLRTLTDLTADLPDADPGRVAAATLRGRSARADDTELRELATEAAAGLISEDPAYSRLAARLLTISIAAEAASQGVTSFSESIATGHREGLIADRTAEFVQLHTARLDALIDTDGDDRFGYFGLRTLHSRYLLRHPITRKVIETPQHFMLRVASGLAEDDTNRALDEVAALYGLMSRLDYLPSSPTLFNSGTRHPQMSSCYLLDSPLDELDSIYDRYHQVARLSKHAGGIGLSYSRIRSRGSLIRGTNGHSNGIVPFLKTLDASVAAVNQGGRRKGAAAVYLETWHSDIEEFLELRDNTGEDARRTHNLNLAHWIPDEFMRRVDADGQWSLFSPSDVPELVDLWGDEFDAAYRRAEAAGLAKKTIPARDLYGRMMRTLAQTGNGWMTFKDAANRTANQTAEPGHTVHSSNLCTEILEVTDDGETAVCNLGSVNLGAFVVDGDIDWERLDETVRTAVTFLDRVVDINFYPTEQAGRSNAKWRPVGLGAMGLQDVFFKLRVPFDSPRARALSTRIAERIMLAAYEASADLAERSGPLPAWEKTRTARGVLHPDHYGVELTWPERWAALRERIAAVGMRNSLLLAIAPTATIASIAGVYECIEPQVSNLFKRETLSGEFLQVNSYLVNELKNLGVWDAQTREALRESNGSVQGFTWVPQDVRDLYRTAWEIPQRGLIDMAAARTPFLDQAQSLNLFLETPTIGKLSSMYAYAWKSGLKTTYYLRSRPATRIARAAQAQAQPEKTIPVQAIPDEDAVACSLENPESCEACQ
- a CDS encoding ribonucleotide-diphosphate reductase subunit beta encodes the protein MSSTEKNLLDPGFELTLRPMRYPDFYERYRDAIKNTWTVEEVDLHSDVADLAKLSQGEQHMIGRLVAFFATGDSIVSNNLVLTLYKHINSPEARLYLSRQLFEEAVHVQFYLTLLDTYLPDPEDRAAAFDAVESIPSIREKAEFCFKWMDSVEKLDRLETKADRRRFLLNLICFAACIEGLFFYGAFAYVYWFRSRGLLHGLATGTNWVFRDETMHMSFAFEVVDTVRKEEPELFDDQLQQQVTDMLREAVEAELQFARDLCGEGLPGMNTDSMRQYLECVADQRLQRLGFAPVYGSENPFSFMELQGVQELTNFFERRPSAYQVAVEGSVGFDEDF
- a CDS encoding putative Ig domain-containing protein, with product MRETPPSRPARRLRRLLTAAAPALALTVAGLMAAPAANAQPAPTTAKPSRAAQNAKALTAPAAQAVHATGKAGQKVPTTHLCGAPTAGHAACFAQRRTDIKQKLAAAISPNAAAAVSGLSPANLHSAYNLPSTGGSGLTVAVVDAYNDPNAESDLATYRSQFGLSACTKANGCFKQVSQTGSTSSLPTNDTGWAGEEALDIDMVSAVCPNCNIVLVEANSATDSDLGTAENEAVALGAKFVSNSWGGSESSSQTSEDTSYFKHPGVAITVSSGDSAYGAEYPATSQYVTAVGGTALSTSSNSRGWTESVWKTSSTEGTGSGCSAYDAKPSWQTDTGCSKRMEADVSAVADPATGVAVYDTYGGSGWAVYGGTSASSPIIAGVYALAGTPGSSDYPAKYPYSHTSNLYDVTSGNNGSCSPSYFCTAATGYDGPTGWGTPNGTTAFASGTSTGNTVTVTNPGSQSTTTGGSVSLQISASDSAGATLTYSASGLPTGLSISSSTGLISGTASTAGTYSVTVSASDSTGASGSASFTWTVSSSGGGTCTSAQLLGNPGFESGNTTWSASSGVITNSSSEAAHAGSYKAWLDGYGSTHTDTLSQSVTIPSGCKASFTFYLHIDTAETTTSSQYDKLTVTAGSTTLATYSNLNAASGYSQKTFDLSSFAGSTVTLKFSGVEDSSLQTSFVVDDTAVTTS